The following are encoded together in the Ovis aries strain OAR_USU_Benz2616 breed Rambouillet chromosome X, ARS-UI_Ramb_v3.0, whole genome shotgun sequence genome:
- the SLC10A3 gene encoding P3 protein, producing MPHRWEGAMVFRSGEGCSLQWPGPEGGTGCTGPQSMLRATLLLVSLLWGARGTASASLSPALGHPMPLTRGRYLSIGDGSVMEFEFPEESEGIIVITSHYPGQGNGTGPSPMLRVTSLDPEVLTIKNVSAIAWGGGGSFVVSIRSGLPGIAPLHIQLTDPREAPPRLIEERRDFCIKVSPAEDTPITLGTNLVHFSENPILYLLLPLIFVNKCSFGCKVELEVLKGLLQNPQPMLLGLLGQFLVMPFYAFLMAKVFMLPKALALGLIITCSSPGGGGSYLFSLLLGGDVTLAISMTFISTVAATGFLPLSSAIYSRLLSIHETLHVPVSKILGTLLFIAIPIAAGVVIKSKLPKFSQLLLHVIKPFSFVLLLGGLFLAYRMGVFILAGVRLPIVLVGFTVPLVGLLVGYGLATCLNLPVAQRRTVSIEVGVQNSLLALAMLQLSLRRLQADYASQAPFLVALSGTSEMLALVIGHFIYSSVCTVP from the coding sequence ATGCCCCACCGTTGGGAAGGAGCCATGGTGTTTAGGAGTGGTGAAGGCTGCTCCCTGCAGTGGCCTGGCCCAGAAGGGGGCACTGGTTGCACGGGCCCCCAAAGCATGCTCAGGGCCACCCTGCTGCTTGTCAGCCTGCTGTGGGGGGCCCGGGGAACAGCCAGTGCCAGTCTCAGCCCGGCTCTGGGCCATCCCATGCCCCTGACCAGGGGCCGCTACCTGAGCATTGGAGATGGCTCTGTGATGGAGTTTGAGTTCCCAGAAGAGAGCGAGGGCATCATTGTGATCACAAGCCATTACCCAGGCCAGGGCAACGGGACAGGACCCAGCCCCATGCTGAGGGTCACCTCCCTGGACCCAGAGGTGCTGACCATTAAGAATGTGAGTGCTATAGCCTGGGGCGGCGGTGGCAGCTTCGTGGTAAGCATCCGCTCGGGCCTGCCTGGGATAGCCCCACTCCACATCCAGCTCACGGACCCCCGCGAGGCCCCGCCCAGGCTGATCGAAGAGCGGAGAGATTTCTGCATCAAGGTCTCACCCGCTGAAGACACCCCCATCACCCTCGGCACTAACCTGGTCCACTTCTCAGAGAACCCAATCCTCTACTTGCTCCTGCCTCTTATCTTTGTCAATAAGTGTTCATTTGGGTGCAAAGTGGAGCTCGAGGTACTGAAGGGGCTCTTGCAGAACCCCCAGCCCATGCTGCTGGGCCTTCTGGGCCAGTTCCTAGTCATGCCCTTCTATGCTTTTCTGATGGCTAAGGTCTTCATGCTGCCCAAGGCCCTGGCTCTGGGCCTCATCATCACTTGCTCGTCGCCCGGCGGCGGGGGGAGCTACCTCTTCAGCCTCCTCCTCGGAGGGGACGTCACTCTGGCCATCTCTATGACTTTCATCTCAACGGTGGCTGCCACCGGCTTCCTGCCGCTGTCCTCAGCCATCTACAGTCGCCTGCTCAGCATCCATGAAACACTCCATGTGCCTGTTTCCAAGATCCTGGGGACCCTGCTGTTCATTGCCATCCCCATTGCAGCAGGCGTGGTAATCAAGTCCAAGCTCCCCAAGTTCTCGCAGCTGCTGCTGCATGTCATCAAGCCCTTCAGCTTTGTGCTGCTCCTGGGTGGCCTCTTCCTGGCCTACCGCATGGGGGTCTTCATCCTGGCAGGCGTCAGGCTGCCCATCGTGTTGGTGGGCTTCACAGTGCCCCTGGTCGGCCTCCTGGTGGGCTACGGCCTGGCCACATGCCTGAATCTGCCAGTGGCCCAGCGGCGGACTGTCAGCATCGAGGTTGGGGTGCAGAACAGCCTTCTGGCCTTGGCCATGCTGCAGCTGTCCCTCCGCCGCCTCCAGGCTGACTATGCCTCCCAGGCCCCTTTCCTTGTGGCACTTAGTGGCACCTCGGAGATGCTGGCCTTAGTAATTGGCCACTTTATCTATAGCAGCGTGTGCACCGTTCCCTGA